In Pararhizobium sp. A13, the genomic stretch GATCTCGAAATAGGGACTGCCAACGGTGTTGAAGACGATGTCGGCGCCGTGGCCGCCGGTCTGGTCGCGAACGATCTGCGCCACGTCATCCGTGCTGCTGTTGAGCATCGTCACCGGCGCGTTGGTGTGCCCTTGCAGCGGCTGGTCGTTGTATTCGACGGCGAAGACCTTGGCACCGGCCATGGTCGCGAGCTGGATCGCGGCCTGGCCGACTTTGCCATTACCGCCGCAGACGAGAACGACATCGGTCGGCTGGACGCCGCCTGCTTCCCGCAGACCTTCGTAAGCGGTGATGAAGGGCACGCCGATCGATCCCGCCTCCTCCATGGTGAAGTTGGCCGGCTTCTCACGCACCGCCTTCTGGTCGAGCACCATCCACTTGGCATGGCTGCCGTCCTGGCTGATGCCGAGCTCGCCGCCGCCGCCCCAGACTTCCATCCCGATCATCTGCTTCGGCCCTTCACGGACGATCCCGCCGAAATCGCGACCGGGAGTGCGCGGCCAGACGGCATGCGGCATATGGCCGAGGGAGGCCTTGACGTCGCTGGGATTGACGCCCGCGGCGACAATTTCGACCAGCACCTGCCCGGGGCCGGGACGCGGGACGCTGACATCGACGAGATCGATCAGCAGATTGTCGAGATCGGTGGACGCCTGCGAAACACGCAGTGCCTTGCCGGCCTTTGTCTCTGTCTGGATGTTCATTGGCTTTGTCCTTTCATAGGTGCTTCGGGCCGCTCAGGCCTTCAATTGCAGGATGTCTCTGGCTTCCGACGGGCCCGCGATCTGCCCGCCCAGTTTTTCGACGATGTCGCGGGCGCGCTCGACGAGTTCGCCATTGCCTTTCGCAAGCACGCCCTTGGCGATGTAGGAATTGTCCTCCAGCCCGACCCGCACATGACCGCCGAGCAGATAGGACTGCGCTGCCATCGGAAACGACATGCGGCCGACGCCGAAACCGGTCCAGACCGCATCGCGCGGCAGCATCCGCGCGGCGAGCGCCATCGCGTCCGGTGTGGCCGGAAGGCCGTATTTGACGCCGGTGACGATGGTGAACATGGCGGGCGACTTAAGCACCCCGGCCCTAAGCAGATCGTTGGCGAGCTGAATATCACCAGTGTCGAAGACCTCCAGTTCCGGCTTGACGCCGGCGCCGTTGATGAGTTCGGCCATGATCTTCACATTGCCGGGCGTGTTGATCACCACCTCGGCGCCGAACGTCATGGTGTTGAGGTCGAGCGTCGCGATATCAGGCTTCAGCGCGACGATGTGCTCCACCCGCCGCTCCGGCCGCATCAATGTCGTGCGTGGCCCCGCGACAGCCGGGTTTTCGTCACTCGGATGATAACGCCCGCCCGGCCCCGTCGTGACGTTGAGGATCACCGCGCTGTCCTTCGCCCTGATGCGCTCGATGACCTCGCGGTAATATTTGAGTTCCATCGACGGCCTTGCCGTTTCGGGGTCGCGCACATGGATGTGCACGACCGCAGCGCCAGCGTCGGCCGCCTCGAGGCAGGAGTTGGCGATCTCCTCGGGCGTTACAGGTAGGCCGGGATGGTTTTCCCGAGTGGTGAGGTTGCCGGTGACGGCACAGGTGATGATGACTTTCGGTTGCATCAGAGGTGCCTCCCCCCATCGACCACGATCCGCGTGCCGGTCGAGAATTTGAGATGCGTCGCGCAGGCGAGGATCGCTTCGGCGACATCGGTTGTTGTCGTCAGCCTCTTCAGTGGCGTCGCGGCGGCGGCCTTGTCCTTGAAATCCTGTCCCCGACCAGGGACGAAATCGGTATCCACCATGCCCGGCGAGATCGCCATGACACGGATTTGCGGCGCCAGAGCCCGGGCCAGCGAATTGCTCATGATGTCTAGCCCGGCCTTGGCGCCGCAATAGGCGATGTTGGAGCCGATGCCGGTGAAGGCTGCGATTGAGGAGACGTTGACGATCAGCCCGTCGCCGCTTGCTTTCAGCGCCGGCGCGAAGGCCCTGACCGTCGAAAACACGCCGCGCCAGTTGTTGACGAAGATCTGGTCGATCAGATCGTCGGTCAGCGCATCGAGATCGGCATGCGGGACCGGCTGGGTGACGCCCGCCGTATTCACCAGAATATCCGCTTTGCCGAGTCTGGAAAGCACGGCATCGCGAAACGCCTCGATGCTTGGCGTGTCTTCGATCGACACCGGCAGGGCCGCGTGGCCGTTACCCGGCAGGGCCGCGACGAGCGCTTGGGCCTTCTCCTTGGCCGACCGATAGCCAACCGCGACACGGGCGCCAGCCTCCGCCAGCAGCCGGCAGGTTTCCTGGCCGATCCCCCCGGAGCCGCCGACCACCACTGCGACCTTGCCTGTCAAAGCATACGACATGTTCATCATCTGCTCCGTCACGACTTCTTGCCCGAGATCGGCGGCACCGGATAGCTCGGCTCGCCCTCGACCAGCTTGAACTGATATTCGCAGGTGTAGAAAGGCAGTGGCGCATCCGGATAGTCGCCATGCGGCTCGGTATGCTCGACGAAATCGCCGATGATCTGCGTCTTGGCGCCGAAGACGACGTCGGTCGCCAGCGCATCATGCGTGTCCGAGAAGATCTGGGTGACCAGCGTCTTGTGACCGGGCGCCGAGACGATGAAATGGATGTGCGCCGGCCGCATCGGATGGCGTTGCTGGGCCTGTAGGAGATCGCCGACGGGTCCATCGACCGGCACGGGATAGCCGGCCGGCTTTACCGATGTGAAGTGGAAGCTGCCATTCGCATCGGTGCGGAAAACACCGCGCAGGTTGAAATCGTCCTGGCCCGTATCCTGGTTTTCATAGAGACCGACAGGGGACGCCTGCCAGACATCGAGCTTGGCGTCTTCGATAGGCTTGCCATCGACACCGGTCACCCTGCCCTTGAAATAGAGCGCCAGACCGGGCGTTTTCGATCGGGCGATGCAGTCGCCGCGGGCGCAGTCCGGGGCCTGTCCGCGATAGAACGGCCCGAGCAGTGCCGACATGGTTTCGCCCTGCATGCCGTCATTGTTGATGAGGTCGATCAGCGTCGAGGCGCCGACGACATCGGCGGCGAGCACCACCTCGTTGTTGCTCTCGTTGGTGTGATGGCCAAGGGCTGCGATCCAGCGCAGGCCCTGCTCGAATTCTTCCTCGGTCGGCTGCGTCTCAATGATGAACGCGTGCAGGTGCCGAACCATGGAATCCATGATCTGCTTCAGGCGCGGATCGGAGGTGCGCGACATCGCCGCCAGCACCGTCGGCGTCACGTCGGCAACGGTGCTGATGAGCTTCGGTTCGATTGTTACGTGCTGCATGATGCTTCTCCTGTCGTTGCCCGCGCTTCAGGCGGCTACGGTCTTCAAAGCCTGCAGATGCGGATATTTTTCCGTCAGCAGGGCACCGTGGTAATAGGTCTTGGCAAAAGCGTCGGTCGTGCGAATGCGGTCGAGCCACTCGCTGATTTCCGGCGCATCCGCCCAGAGGTGGCCGAGATTGATGTCGTCCATGCGCACGATGACGGGCATGATGGCGATGTCGGCGAGCGTCAGGTCCTTGCCCATCAGCCAGGGGCCGCCGCTCTCCCGGAGCCAGCTTGTCATGCGCTCTATCCCGCGCCGCAGGCGGCCGAGCGCTTCGTCCATTTCCGACTGCGGAAAGCCGGTGCGGCCCATCTTCAGCAGGAACTCGCGGCGAAGCGGCTTGCTCTCACAGACGGCAAGGAATTCCTCTTCCGTCATCGCCTGATAGTGCGGCAGGAAGGCCAGGTTATAGGACGGCACGCGGACGGCGGGCGTCGGCACTTCATCGACATAGCGCATCATCGCCCGCATACGGGCAACCTTCAGCGGATCCTCCGGTCGCAGTGGCGAGATGGTGCCCAGGATATCTTCGAGATATTCCATGATAACGGCTGAATCGATGACGGCGTTGCCGTTGTGCACCAGCGCCGGCACCAGCCCGTTCGGATTGATCTTCAGATATTCCGGCTTCAGCTGGTCGCCCTTGAAGAGGTCGAGCTTGTGCTCCTTGAACTCGCGGCCCTTGGCATGCAGCACATAGCGCACGCGCTGGCTGCAGGTGGATTGCGGCGCATTGTAAACAACATATTCCGGCATGACTTTCCTCCTCCTGCCGTGCGGCAAGGTTCAAACCAAAGCATTGTGACAGTGCCCCGCGGGGCGGTCCGCGCGATCAATCCCAGTTGAGAACGCGCGGCAGTTTGCCTTTCCTCGCCAGCGTTCCGACGAGGCCGAGCGGGAAGAACATCAGGCCCGCCGCCATCACCATGCCGGTGCCGAGGATGTTGATTTCCGAGGCGCCCATGGTGGCGACGAACAGTTCGTTGAGCGCCACGATCAGGATCGCGCCGATCACCGGCCCGGCCACCGTTCCCTTACCGCCAAGGATCGACATCAGCACGAGGTTGGCCGACACCAGGATCACCAGGAAGATATTGGGCCGCAGATAGGTGAGGTATTCGCCCCAGACAGCACCCGCCATGCCGACGAAAAAGGCAGAAAGCGCAAAGGCCGTGACCTTATAGAAGCGCGTGTCAATGCCGGCACTTTCCGCCTTGATCTCATCCTTGGAGATTGCCCGGAGGCCAAGACCGAACTTCGAATGCTTGATCCTGTAGCTCGCCCAGACGGTGAAGGCGGCAATTGCCAGCATGGCGTAATAGTAGGGAACTTTGGCCCATTGTACGGGAAGGTCGTTGACAGGCAGCGTCACGCCGTTGGCACCGCCGATGAGTTCCCAATTATCAAACAGGATACGGGCGATCATCAGGAGCGCGATCGACGAGATGATGAAGCTCGGGCCGCGGACCTTGAGTGTCACCATACCGACCAGGTAGCCGACCACCGCGGCGAGCAGGCCGGCGAGCGGCGCGGTGATGATTGTCGAGATGCCGTAGCGCGCCAGGATCATGCCGGAAAAATATCCGCCGATCGCGAAGAACACGCTGTGGCCGAGCGATATATAGCCGGCAAAGCCCCCGAGGATGTTCCAGCCCGATGCCATCGCCACATAGGACGCCGTGAACAGCACCATATGCAGCAGGTAGTTGTAGTTGCCCGTGAACTGCAGAAGCGGCAGGGCGGCAAGTGCAGCCAGGATGACCAGCGGAAACCACGTGGCCCTCATCTGGTCGGCCTTGCGGGCGAGCTTTTCGTTGTGGGCACGGCGCGCTTCGACAACGGCGCTGGCGCTGGATTGCTGAAGAGTAACGGCCATCATGCCATCTCCGGTTTTTCGCCGAACAGGCCCTGGGGCCGCACCAGCAGGATGAGGAAAAGAGCGAGGAAGAAGGTGAGCGTCGACCATGTCGCACCGACCCAGGTGCCGACAAAGGCGGCGATGACCGAGAGCATAAGCGCTGCGACCACCGTGCCGAGAATGCTGCCCATGCCGCCGAGCACGACGACCGACATCAGCATGGCAATCCATTCCCAGTGTTTTGCCGGGAAGAAGCTGAAGACGAAGCTGACGAGCGAACCGGCGGCACCCGCAAGACCGATGCCGATGGCAAAGGCGAGAATGCAGATGAAGTTGACGTTGACGCCCAGAAGTTCGGCCGCCTCGCGGTTCTGCGTCGTCGCCCGGATGGCATAGCCGAGACGGGAATATTTGAGAAACAGGGTGAGCGCGGTAATGATCGTCAGCGAGACGATGCCGGCATAGAGCTGCCCTTTCGGGATGAAAAGGTCACCGACGAAGAAGGCATCGGTCGCATAGTCCGGCGAGACGACGCGCTGCGTGTTGGTGAAGAGGCCGCCGAGCAGGCCTTCGACCATCATTGCTAAGGCAAAGGTCAGAAGCACCGTCATTTCGGAATATTTGGCGCTCTTGGTCTCCCTCTCGAACATCAGCCGGTAGAGCAACACGCCGACGGCAGCCATGATGACGGAGGCCACCGGCAGCATGACGATCGGATCGACACCTGTCACCTTGAAGGCCCAGTAGGTGACATAGGCGCCACCGATGATCAGCGAGGGGTGCGCGAGATTGACGATGCGCATCACGCCGAAGACCAGCGACAGGCCGGACCCCATCAGCGCGATGACGCCGCCGAGAGCGAGGCCGAGAATGAGAATTTGCAGGATATCTGCCATCATGTCCTCCGTCAGGCGGCCTTCTTGCCGCCGAGGTAGAGTTCCTGGATGCGGGGATCACCAAGCACGTCGGCGGCAGGCCCCTCGAACAGCGTGCGCCCGAGATCGAGCACCACGCCCCAGTCGGAATTCCTCAGGCCCATCAGCGCGTTCTGCTCAACAAGCAGAACGGTCACGCCTTCGGCCGACATCATCTTCATGATGTCGAACATCTCCTGGATGATCTTCGGCGCCAGCCCCAGCGAAGGTTCGTCGAGCATGACGATCGCCGGCTTGATGATCAGCGTGCGCGCCATCGCTAGCGTCTGTTGCTGGCCGCCGGACATGGTGCCGGCATGCTGGTCGGCCCGCTCGCGCAGGATCGGGAAGCGTTCGAGGATGCCTTCGATACGGCGTTCCAGTTCCTTCTTGTCGTCAAGAATGAAGCCACCCATGCGCAGGTTTTCGCGCACCGTCATCTTTGGAAACAGCGCCCGCTCCTGCGGCACGAAACAGATGCCTTCGCGCAGAATCTGGTCCGGGCGCATGCCGTTCAAGCGTTTTCCCTTGAAGACGACATCGCCTTTGCGGATCGTCAGCATGCCGCAGATGGCTTTCATCAGCGTCGATTTGCCGGCACCGTTCGGGCCGATGATGCAATGGACCTTGCCGGGCTCGACGGTCAGATGGGCGCCGTCGAGGATTGCCGGGCCATCGCCGTAACCGGCGGTGATATTGGTGACCTGAAGCAGCTCCGTCATCACGCCGCCTCCTGATCGAGCACGCCGCCGAGATAGGCATCGAGCACTTGGCGGTCCTTGCGCACCACGTCCGGCGTGCCGTCGCAGATCACCCGTCCCTGCGCCATTACGACGACGCGATGCGAGAGCCGCATGATCAGGTCCATGTTATGCTCGACGATCAGCACCGTCAGCCCGCGCGCGTTCAAAGCCTGGATATGACCGATGATCTCTTCGAGCAGCGACGGGTTGACGCCACCGGCCGGCTCGTCGAGCAGGATGATTTTCGGGTCGGACATCAGCAGTGCCGCCAAATCCATCAGCTTCTTCTGCCCGTAGGAGAGGTTGTTGCCGTCCTCATAGGCGATGCGGGTGATGCCGAGGAAATCGAGGATGGACATCGCCTTGTCCTTTTCCTCCCGGCTCATCGCCGGCTTGAACAGGCCGGCGATGCCATCGACGCGCGACTGGACGATGACGTTCTCGATGACCGTCATGTCGGAGAGGTTACGGGAAATCTGGAAGGTGCGGCTCAGGCCCCTGGCGGTCACCTTGTGCGGCCGCAGATGGTCGATCCGCTGGCCGTCCAGCCAGACCTCGCCCGATGTCGGCGCAACGGTGCGGCTGATACAGTTGAAGGCGGTCGTCTTGCCGGCGCCGTTCGGGCCGATCAGGGCTGTGATCGAGCCCTCCTCGACGGTGAAGGTCGCGCCGTCGACGGCCCGGATGCCTCCATAATGCTTGCTGAGATTCTTCACTTCGAGCATGCGTCTTACCTTCCATCACGTCTGCATTCGGCAGCCAGGATGTGAGGCCGCGATGCGGCCCCACAATAGAAAAGATCAGAACCCGGCCTTCGGGTAACTGAACGGCACGACGCCTTCGAACTCGCCTTTCGGGTAGACGAACTTCAGCTGGCCGTCCTGCCACTGGGTCATGATGTGCTCCTTGTCCTTGGCAAGGCCGCGGTCGTCCCAGGTGAAGCGGCCAAGAACGGTGCGCACCGGATCGTCCTTGGTGCGCGCGTGCAGCCATTCGCCCATCTTGGCATTGTCGGTCGAATTGGCTCCGGTGATCGCCTGCTCGATGCCCTGGCAGACGGCGAATGGAATAGCGCTGTCCTCATCCGGCTCGACGCCATAGGCCGTTTCGAAGGCCTTGACGAAATCCGCATTGTTGAACGGCTTGCCGGCCAGCGTTCCCTCAAATGGCACGTCCTTGTGCCAGGTCGTATGGATCAGCACGCCATCGGCGGCTTCCTTGCCCACTCCTTCGATGAATTCGTTCTGGGCGCCCTGGCTGAGATAGACCAGCTTCGGCGCTGCACCGACGGTCTTCAGCGCACGGGTCAACTGAACGGCCTCTTCAGCAGATGCCGTCAGGCCGACGATCATCTCGGCACCGGAGCGTTTGATGGAATTGGCAAGGTTCAGCCAATCGTTGAAACCTTCTTCCGGCCACTTCTCCTGCATCACCACCTCGATGCCGGCGTCCGCCAGGTAGCCGGGCGCGAGATCGGCGATCTCCTTGTCGGTTGCCGGGTCTTTGACCTTTTGGCCCAGAAGACCGGCTGAAATGGCGTTGGCGAAGAAGTCGTCGGCGGAAACGACCGCAACCGTCTTCGGGGCCTGGCCGGAGGCGACAATGTCCTTCATCACGGCGATCACGTCCTTGCCGGTATATTCGGCGGCGCTCACCTGGAAATAGAACAGGTTCTTGTAGCCCTGTTCATAGATGCGCAGCGCGCCGCCCGAGGGGACCGGATGCACCATGTTGTACTTGGAAAGGATGCTAGCGACGGGGAAGGTCAGCCGACTGGAGAAGGTGCCATAGACGGCATCGACCTTGTCAACGTTGATGAAGCGTTCGTACTGGTTGATCGCGGTTGCCGGGTCGGAGCGATTGTCGCTGACGACCAGCTCCACCTGCCTTCCGAGAATCCCGCCGGACTCATTGATCAGCTTGGTACACAGCTCGTAGCCGCGCTTGTGTTTTTCACCGCTGACCGAAAGGCCGCCGGTGATCGGCAGCGATGCGCCGATCTTGATGTTCGCCGCCTGCACAGCGCTTGCAAGCAAGGCCACTGCCGCTGTCGTCGCTAGAAATCTCGCCAGTTTCATCGATGTTCCTCCTCCGGGTGCAATCGATTGCACGACTTGTCAAAAAAATCGACGGACAATCGAATTGTCCGCTCCGCGCACCTCATCCACCCTTAAGGCTCCTCCTCAGGCAATGATTGCGCGAATTATCGACAGACAGCGTCTCGCCGTGCAAGATCGTGCAATCGATTGCAGAAATTACTACCACCTCATATTCGAATGGTCAAGGAACATTATGCAATCGATTGCTTAATTCGATGCACGCTGTAGAATGTGGCACGGCACGAGGCGATGGACATGCAGAAAAAACGAATTACCTTGAAGGACATAGCGCGAGAGACCGGCGTTCACGTGTCGACCGTGTCGCGGGCATTGGACCCTGTCGAACGCAAGACGATCACGGAAGAAGTCGCAAAAAGAATCCAGGCTGCGGCGGAAAACCTCGGCTACCGCCCGAACCGGATCGCGGCGGGGCTCAGGACCAACCGGACCATGACCGTTGGCGTGATGATCCCCGACATCACCAACCTCATCTTCCCGCCGATCCTGCGCGGCATCGAAAGCGTACTCGAACCGCTCGGCTATGCCTCGATCATCGTCAACACCGACAGCGAGAGGGACCGCGAAATCCGTCTGCTCGATGTTCTGCGCGATCGCGGCGTCGACGGCATCATTCATGCCGCCGTGCTGCGCAATGACCCGTCGATAGCCAAAGCGGCGCACGACGGATTGCCGGTCGTGACGCTCAACCGAAAGGTCGAGGCTTCCGACATCCCCTATGTCATCAACGACGAAGACGCCGGCATCTGCCTGATGCTGCGGCATCTTCGTGAGCTCGGTCATACCAGTATCGGGCATATCGCCGGTCCGCAGGATCTCTCCACCGGGCAGTTGCGGCTCGCCGCGTTTCGTCGGGCTGCACACGACCTTGATGCCGAGATCGATGATGACCTTATCGTCGTAGCCACCCGTTTCGACGAGCAGGAGGGTGCCCGTTGCTTGGGCGAACTGCTCGCCTCCGGCAAGACCTTCACCGCCGTGCTGTGCGCCAACGACCGCCTGGCGCTGGGCGCCATTGAGGCCCTGCGCGAACGCGGCATCGACTGCCCGCGCCAGGTTTCCGTCACCGGCTTCAACGACATGCCCTTCCTCGACCTGATCCGGCCGAAGCTGACGACGGTCCGGAT encodes the following:
- a CDS encoding zinc-binding alcohol dehydrogenase family protein gives rise to the protein MNIQTETKAGKALRVSQASTDLDNLLIDLVDVSVPRPGPGQVLVEIVAAGVNPSDVKASLGHMPHAVWPRTPGRDFGGIVREGPKQMIGMEVWGGGGELGISQDGSHAKWMVLDQKAVREKPANFTMEEAGSIGVPFITAYEGLREAGGVQPTDVVLVCGGNGKVGQAAIQLATMAGAKVFAVEYNDQPLQGHTNAPVTMLNSSTDDVAQIVRDQTGGHGADIVFNTVGSPYFEIANKAMAKQARQIFISTFDRAVPFDIFNFFRGRHKYIGIDTLALSSVDGARIFDRLKPKFDEGLLKPFPINPATCYSLADAAKAYASVLRSTPDRVLLKP
- a CDS encoding 3-keto-5-aminohexanoate cleavage protein; the protein is MQPKVIITCAVTGNLTTRENHPGLPVTPEEIANSCLEAADAGAAVVHIHVRDPETARPSMELKYYREVIERIRAKDSAVILNVTTGPGGRYHPSDENPAVAGPRTTLMRPERRVEHIVALKPDIATLDLNTMTFGAEVVINTPGNVKIMAELINGAGVKPELEVFDTGDIQLANDLLRAGVLKSPAMFTIVTGVKYGLPATPDAMALAARMLPRDAVWTGFGVGRMSFPMAAQSYLLGGHVRVGLEDNSYIAKGVLAKGNGELVERARDIVEKLGGQIAGPSEARDILQLKA
- a CDS encoding SDR family oxidoreductase; translation: MNMSYALTGKVAVVVGGSGGIGQETCRLLAEAGARVAVGYRSAKEKAQALVAALPGNGHAALPVSIEDTPSIEAFRDAVLSRLGKADILVNTAGVTQPVPHADLDALTDDLIDQIFVNNWRGVFSTVRAFAPALKASGDGLIVNVSSIAAFTGIGSNIAYCGAKAGLDIMSNSLARALAPQIRVMAISPGMVDTDFVPGRGQDFKDKAAAATPLKRLTTTTDVAEAILACATHLKFSTGTRIVVDGGRHL
- a CDS encoding dioxygenase: MQHVTIEPKLISTVADVTPTVLAAMSRTSDPRLKQIMDSMVRHLHAFIIETQPTEEEFEQGLRWIAALGHHTNESNNEVVLAADVVGASTLIDLINNDGMQGETMSALLGPFYRGQAPDCARGDCIARSKTPGLALYFKGRVTGVDGKPIEDAKLDVWQASPVGLYENQDTGQDDFNLRGVFRTDANGSFHFTSVKPAGYPVPVDGPVGDLLQAQQRHPMRPAHIHFIVSAPGHKTLVTQIFSDTHDALATDVVFGAKTQIIGDFVEHTEPHGDYPDAPLPFYTCEYQFKLVEGEPSYPVPPISGKKS
- a CDS encoding glutathione S-transferase family protein, whose amino-acid sequence is MPEYVVYNAPQSTCSQRVRYVLHAKGREFKEHKLDLFKGDQLKPEYLKINPNGLVPALVHNGNAVIDSAVIMEYLEDILGTISPLRPEDPLKVARMRAMMRYVDEVPTPAVRVPSYNLAFLPHYQAMTEEEFLAVCESKPLRREFLLKMGRTGFPQSEMDEALGRLRRGIERMTSWLRESGGPWLMGKDLTLADIAIMPVIVRMDDINLGHLWADAPEISEWLDRIRTTDAFAKTYYHGALLTEKYPHLQALKTVAA
- a CDS encoding branched-chain amino acid ABC transporter permease, whose protein sequence is MAVTLQQSSASAVVEARRAHNEKLARKADQMRATWFPLVILAALAALPLLQFTGNYNYLLHMVLFTASYVAMASGWNILGGFAGYISLGHSVFFAIGGYFSGMILARYGISTIITAPLAGLLAAVVGYLVGMVTLKVRGPSFIISSIALLMIARILFDNWELIGGANGVTLPVNDLPVQWAKVPYYYAMLAIAAFTVWASYRIKHSKFGLGLRAISKDEIKAESAGIDTRFYKVTAFALSAFFVGMAGAVWGEYLTYLRPNIFLVILVSANLVLMSILGGKGTVAGPVIGAILIVALNELFVATMGASEINILGTGMVMAAGLMFFPLGLVGTLARKGKLPRVLNWD
- a CDS encoding branched-chain amino acid ABC transporter permease, with translation MADILQILILGLALGGVIALMGSGLSLVFGVMRIVNLAHPSLIIGGAYVTYWAFKVTGVDPIVMLPVASVIMAAVGVLLYRLMFERETKSAKYSEMTVLLTFALAMMVEGLLGGLFTNTQRVVSPDYATDAFFVGDLFIPKGQLYAGIVSLTIITALTLFLKYSRLGYAIRATTQNREAAELLGVNVNFICILAFAIGIGLAGAAGSLVSFVFSFFPAKHWEWIAMLMSVVVLGGMGSILGTVVAALMLSVIAAFVGTWVGATWSTLTFFLALFLILLVRPQGLFGEKPEMA
- a CDS encoding ABC transporter ATP-binding protein, with translation MTELLQVTNITAGYGDGPAILDGAHLTVEPGKVHCIIGPNGAGKSTLMKAICGMLTIRKGDVVFKGKRLNGMRPDQILREGICFVPQERALFPKMTVRENLRMGGFILDDKKELERRIEGILERFPILRERADQHAGTMSGGQQQTLAMARTLIIKPAIVMLDEPSLGLAPKIIQEMFDIMKMMSAEGVTVLLVEQNALMGLRNSDWGVVLDLGRTLFEGPAADVLGDPRIQELYLGGKKAA
- a CDS encoding ABC transporter ATP-binding protein, with the protein product MLEVKNLSKHYGGIRAVDGATFTVEEGSITALIGPNGAGKTTAFNCISRTVAPTSGEVWLDGQRIDHLRPHKVTARGLSRTFQISRNLSDMTVIENVIVQSRVDGIAGLFKPAMSREEKDKAMSILDFLGITRIAYEDGNNLSYGQKKLMDLAALLMSDPKIILLDEPAGGVNPSLLEEIIGHIQALNARGLTVLIVEHNMDLIMRLSHRVVVMAQGRVICDGTPDVVRKDRQVLDAYLGGVLDQEAA
- a CDS encoding amino acid ABC transporter substrate-binding protein; translated protein: MKLARFLATTAAVALLASAVQAANIKIGASLPITGGLSVSGEKHKRGYELCTKLINESGGILGRQVELVVSDNRSDPATAINQYERFINVDKVDAVYGTFSSRLTFPVASILSKYNMVHPVPSGGALRIYEQGYKNLFYFQVSAAEYTGKDVIAVMKDIVASGQAPKTVAVVSADDFFANAISAGLLGQKVKDPATDKEIADLAPGYLADAGIEVVMQEKWPEEGFNDWLNLANSIKRSGAEMIVGLTASAEEAVQLTRALKTVGAAPKLVYLSQGAQNEFIEGVGKEAADGVLIHTTWHKDVPFEGTLAGKPFNNADFVKAFETAYGVEPDEDSAIPFAVCQGIEQAITGANSTDNAKMGEWLHARTKDDPVRTVLGRFTWDDRGLAKDKEHIMTQWQDGQLKFVYPKGEFEGVVPFSYPKAGF
- a CDS encoding LacI family DNA-binding transcriptional regulator; protein product: MQKKRITLKDIARETGVHVSTVSRALDPVERKTITEEVAKRIQAAAENLGYRPNRIAAGLRTNRTMTVGVMIPDITNLIFPPILRGIESVLEPLGYASIIVNTDSERDREIRLLDVLRDRGVDGIIHAAVLRNDPSIAKAAHDGLPVVTLNRKVEASDIPYVINDEDAGICLMLRHLRELGHTSIGHIAGPQDLSTGQLRLAAFRRAAHDLDAEIDDDLIVVATRFDEQEGARCLGELLASGKTFTAVLCANDRLALGAIEALRERGIDCPRQVSVTGFNDMPFLDLIRPKLTTVRIQQHCAGRAAAEILLRLLNGETADDIDIETILPVELVIRESTAPCP